One segment of Apus apus isolate bApuApu2 chromosome 1, bApuApu2.pri.cur, whole genome shotgun sequence DNA contains the following:
- the POMP gene encoding proteasome maturation protein gives MNSRGVASLLKDSIPFTEFSASGPFEGHDLLRRGFTSVKNELLPSHPLELSEKNFQINQDKTNFATLRNIQGIHAPLKLQMEFRAVKQVQRLPFLHSSNVALDTLRGNDECIGFEDILNDPSQSEVMGEPHIMMEHKLGLL, from the exons ATG aattcCAGAGGTGTTGCTTCTCTGTTGAAGGACAGTATCCCATTTACAGAATTTTCAGCTTCAGGACCATTTGAAGGTCATGATCTTCTGCGCAGAGG ATTTACAAGTGTGAAAAATGAGTTGTTACCCAGTCACCCACTGGAGTTGTCAGAAAAAAAC TTCCAGATAAATCAAGATAAAACAAACTTTGCCACACTGAGGAATATTCAAGGAATCCATGCACCTTTAAAGCTGCAGATGGAATTCAGAGCAGTGAAACAG GTCCAGCGCCTCCCATTTCTTCACAGCTCAAACGTAGCACTGGATACCCTGAGGGGAAATGATGAATGCATCGGTTTTGAGGATATTCTTAATG atcctTCACAGAGTGAGGTTATGGGAGAACCACACATCATGATGGAACACAAGCTTGGTTTATTGTAA
- the SLC46A3 gene encoding solute carrier family 46 member 3 encodes MKKVLCVEPVIFIYMFASSLTSPLSQQFVYRRLWEQEYNSTFISSNVSHCELNKSSQSYIKQKEVQEKVSLFTMQLDLTGSVPSLIVAFVIVANGDRQGRKRSLVLPSIGALISSISLTVISYFSLSLSVLFVVAFITGLFGSMATFLGGGFAFIADVCHDEKQKTTRIAVVDLIFGVVSGLAGLSSGYFLRGIGFTWTFVTASLLHVVNIIYIIFLLEDIVGASEFQHQAPVSYKELLRETFSGVYMLFKTAPCKKRILIIVLLFTFMTYFFTMIGGTSLFTLYELDEPLCWNEVYIGYGAAAFTSVSLTSFLGVYLFSKCLKDIYIVFIGIFSYIGGMVMAAFAKTTLLMFLVRVPSLLCFMPIPVLRSMLSKVVLPGEQGAVFACIACLEVVTGTISLSVFNLLYAATVAWFSGFSFLLSAGLCAIPLAVLCWLLCTSWNGEDLALLVPEEVSSIESVDS; translated from the exons ATGAAGAAGGTTTTGTGCGTGGAGCCCGTTATTTTCATCTACATGTTCGCGTCTTCCTTGACCAGCCCGCTGTCACAACAGTTCGTCTACCGGCggctgtgggagcaggagtACAACTCCACCTTCATAAGCAGCAATGTTTCTCACTGCGAGCTCAATAAAAGTAGCCAGTCTTACATCAAGCAAAAG gaAGTTCAGGAGAAAGTCTCTCTTTTTACTATGCAGTTAGATTTAACTGGGTCAGTTCCCAGCCTTATTGTTGCCTTTGTCATTGTAGCTAATGGAGATCGCCAGGGACGCAAAAGGTCTTTAGTTTTACCATCAATAGGAGCTTTGATTTCTAGTATTTCCCTCACTGTAATATCATATTTTTCCTTGTCACTCTCTGTTCTATTTGTGGTTGCATTTATTACTGGACTGTTTGGGAGTATGGCAACTTTCCTTGGAGGAGGCTTTGCTTTTATAGCAGATGTGTGTCATGATGAGAAGCAGAAGACAACACGAATAGCTGTGGTGGATTTGATTTTTGGAGTTGTGTCTGGATTGGCAGGACTGTCATCTGGCTACTTTCTAAGAGGAATAGGATTTACATGGACATTTGTGACAGCATCTCTGCTTCATGTCGTTAATATTATCTATATTATATTTCTTCTCGAAGATATAGTAGGCGCATCTGAATTCCAGCACCAAGCACCAGTATCTTATAAAGAACTTCTGAGAGAGACATTTTCTGGAGTGtacatgctttttaaaactgcCCCTTGtaaaaagagaattttaatAATTGTGCTACTTTTTACATTtatgacttatttttttactatgatTGGTGGGACTTCACTTTTTACGCTGTATGAACTGGATGAGCCACTCTGCTGGAATGAAGTGTACATTGGATATGGAGCAGCTGCATTCACTTCTGTCTCTTTGACCAGCTTTTTAggagtttatttattttctaaatgtctGAAAGACATTTATATTGTCTTTATCGGGATATTTTCTTACATTGGAGGAATGGTCATGGCTGCCTTTGCCAAAACTACCCTGCTCATGTTTTTAG TAAGAGTGccatctttgctctgctttaTGCCTATTCCTGTTCTCCGGTCCATGCTGTCAAAAGTGGTTCTCCCTGGTGAGCAGG GAGCTGTGTTTGCGTGTATTGCCTGTTTAGAAGTTGTGACTGGCACAATTTCACTTTCAGTTTTTAACCTTCTCTATGCAGCTACTGTTGCATGGTTTTCAGGCTTTAGCTTCCTCCTATCAGCAGGCCTCTGTGCAATTCCACTGGCTGTCCTGTG CTGGCTTCTGTGCACAAGCTGGAACGGAGAGGACTTGGCTCTGCTTGTACCTGAAGAAGTATCCAGCATAGAGAGCGTTGATAGTTGA